A single region of the Peromyscus eremicus chromosome 16_21, PerEre_H2_v1, whole genome shotgun sequence genome encodes:
- the Ptcra gene encoding pre T-cell antigen receptor alpha: MPLLELAMARTWLLLFLALRGQTLPTGMAAIPFPSLAPPVTLLVDGRQQMLVVCLVLDAAPPGLDSPIWFSAGNGSALDAFTYGPSPAPDGTWTSLAQLSLPSEELEAWESLVCHARPGAGGQSRSTLPLQLSGEASTARTCSQEPLRGTPGQFLWLSALRLLLFKLLLSDVLLTCSRLCVLAGQHPLPPPPRRSLRPTHRIWTS, translated from the exons ATGCCTCTTCTTGAGTTGGCCATGGCTAGGACATGGTTGCTGCTTTTCCTGGCTCTCAGGGGTCAGACTCTGCCCACAG GCATGGCCGccatccccttcccttctctggctCCACCGGTCACACTGCTGGTGGATGGGAGGCAGCAGATGCTGGTGGTCTGCCTGGTCCTTGATGCGGCACCCCCTGGCCTGGACAGCCCCATCTGGTTCTCAGCCGGCAATGGCAGTGCACTCGATGCCTTCACCTACGGGCCCTCCCCAGCACCGGACGGCACCTGGACTAGCCTGGCCCAGCTTTCCTTGCCCTCTGAAGAACTGGAAGCCTGGGAGTCCTTGGTCTGCCACGCCAGGCCTGGGGCTGGGGGCCAGAGCCGGAGCACACTCCCCCTCCAGCTGTCAG GGGAAGCTTCCACAGCCAGGACCTGCTCTCAGGAACCTCTTAGGG GGACACCGGGTCAGTTCCTGTGGCTGAGTGCACTGCGACTGCTTCTCTTCAAGCTGCTTCTGTCCGACGTGCTTCTGACCTGCAGCCGCCTCTGtgtgctggctggccagcaccCACTGCCGCCACCCCCACGCCGGTCCCTGCGTCCCACCCACCGAATTTGGACATCGTAA
- the C16_21H6orf226 gene encoding uncharacterized protein C6orf226 homolog: MAACLPSPGPAQVLALGAAGSTAFHRVPRPCGAQVVAPTPPGSARGRVPGVDWWRDMEVRGRVDSPSGALASAEPVPASVTLAQLLQLVQKGQELPGLEKRHITAIHGEPTASLLPRRPKPWEDAGSAASARTAALDVRTQSPTVGEPAWLSPAAQLGRGPADA, encoded by the exons ATGGCCGCTTGCCTGCCCTCTCCTGGGCCTGCGCAGGTGCTGGCCTTGGGTGCGGCGGGTTCCACCGCGTTCCACCGGGTTCCCAGGCCCTGCGGTGCCCAG GTGGTTGCTCCCACACCGCCCGGAAGTGCTCGCGGACGGGTCCCGGGGGTGGACTGGTGGCGGGACATGGAGGTGCGGGGCCGTGTGGACAGTCCGAGCGGAGCACTGGCGTCTGCCGAGCCGGTTCCGGCTTCGGTGACCCTGGCGCAGCTCCTGCAGCTGGTCCAGAAGGGCCAGGAGCTCCCGGGTCTGGAGAAACGCCACATCACTGCGATCCACGGCGAACCCACGGCGTCGCTGCTCCCGCGGAGGCCCAAGCCCTGGGAGGACGCGGGCTCGGCCGCATCGGCCCGCACCGCCGCCCTAGACGTGCGCACGCAGTCCCCGACCGTCGGGGAGCCGGCCTGGCTCAGCCCAGCGGCCCAGCTCGGCCGAGGCCCGGCAGATGCCTGA